TATAGTTGCCTATGAGGAAAACAAAttatactttaaaaaattataaagttttagGTATCATATTGACaagtcaaaataattttaaaaatattttaaatattcactCAAACTAATATTGAGTAACAaaatcatgaatatatataaatatattaaaactgTGGCGTAATTCAGCAATATCTAagcatttaatttgaaaattctcaaatttgaaCCTCTTAACTCACAATGCAAAAAGTCCCTCATGAGATATCTATATAAAGaatactttttcttcttttcagaaTTAGATGACAAAAGAATTTGTTCCTAATAAACTTGCAAACCACTATAATTGATGTACATTTTGATTAAAGTactaacaatattataaaaataaatttcttttatcTAGTGCTTTTATGCATACCTAAAACTTTACTTAAATGAGCCAAACCCTTGTCATTGGTGAGTCAGTCCTTCAAAGCATCAATTTTTTATCCACTTAATAGTACCAATATGAAGCCATAGAGCAACTGAtccttaatttaaaatataatttttcatgaatacaaaccaaacaattaaaaataatcaaaatgcaGAATCTCGAGTATCCCAAACATCTTTACtttaaatatctatatatatatatatatatatatatatatatatatagcaatagCATGACTATATagtctataaataataataagacttGCCAATAAttcttaacaaaaaaaaatcaataaaattcacCTGTcattcaaattataattaaaataaatctattaaaagttttataaaaattaaataaatagtgACTACTAGTCACTTGACCATTGAGTCATCGACCACTACCAAcccatatataataataataataataataataataataataaacaacgCCACTCTACTCCCTGCTCTCTATATATCAACATCCTCTCCAGAGTCTCACCTCTCTTTACTCCGTGCTCTCCAAGCCAACAAAATCATTTATAATAATTcatacaaaattaacaaaaaaaaataaataatttttttttaaaaaaaaggagagggtCTACCTCGAGATTCGGATTGGAAGGAGATCGGACGGCTGTGCGTGGATGACAGCATGAGCTGCAATGGCTGCCGGGTGCTGCGCAAGGGCTGCAGCGAGGAGTGCGCGCTGCGAGCAAGCATCGACTGGATCTATGGCGCCGAAGAGCAGGGCAACGCCACCCTTTTCGTTGCCAAGTTCTTCGGCCGCACCGGCCTCATGACCTTCATCACCGCCACTGATCACTCTCATCGACCTGGtaacaaaccctaaccctaaccctagctaTGATCAGATCACGAGTTCGATCATGGATCCTTACCTTGTTACCGCTTCTTTTCAAGATCTCTTCCGATCGCTGCTCTATGAGGCGTGTGGGAGGACGGTGAACCCGGTGAGCGGCGCAGTGGGGCTTCTTTTGACCGGGAACTGGGATCTCTGCGAGGCCGCCGTCGAGACCGTGCTCCGAGGCGGCGCCCCGAAGCCGATCTCCTCCGATCTCGATCTCTCCAGCCTCGGTGGATCGCTGGAGAAGTCGGGTACGATGAGCTCGGAGATCGACGGCGGTGGCGATCGTCGGATTCCTCCGAGGCTTTTGAATCTCTTCGTCTGAGGTTTCTCCGGGCGCTTGTGGAGTTGAACCGGGGTTTTATAGATGGCGCTCGTGCGTGCGTGGGTACAAATGTTGGTCACTTTTTTGGGTGACGAGTTCCCGCTTTTATTTATGAGCCGGCgggaaattttctttttatgtaaTTTAACATTTTAGCATCCATTTGTGGATCGGTTGTTTAAAAGAAAATCGCttataaataattcataaaaatatttgtcttaattttaaataataaatttaaatcaagttaaattttagttttttttttattaagataattttttataaaccaaaaGTCTAAAATATGAACAACCAATGATTTTTTAGTCTATTGGTACCCTTTACATAAGGTAATCATTTCAGAAAAAATACAACATCGAATCTCAAACCTCATGCAAGATGAAGACACAGATGTTTGTTAAACTTGCAGCTGCACTTCACACCTATTTaaatctttgatttcttttaaatgggaaccctaaaccctaaatctcaAATCTCATGAAAGATATACTCTAAAAATATGTACATGATTTCAAATTCATgtgaaagtaaaaaataaatctacCTTTGtgatataaatcatataatagttttttagcattattttattttgaattttcttttatttatatatgacaAGTGAATCTTTATAAATATGagtttgataattattaaaattaaatttatatatattatcataacCAGTTCAAAAATCCAATCATCATGATTCTCATCACTTTGTGAAAGAATGGAAGCATCCCAATCTCAACTTGCTAGGTTGAAATGAGATAATGCTCATAATCCTATCTTCTCTTCTTGTTGAGGATCTTATACAAGAACGAGAGCATTTGCCCTTTCATACCATCATGGAGCCAAAACTCATGTGAGCCCTTGGCTTTCAAAAGACATCTTATGTAGTTGATTTTTCTCTGTTTAGAGTTGAGACTACTTGATTCCATGCAACTATGCAAGGAATATGGTTTAATCACACATGTAGGACAATACATAAAACATGAAAGAAGAGTGAACATACATTTGAACTTAAAGAAACCATCATGACAAGAATTAGAACATTCGGTGATATATCAtaagattaatattatataaataaaggcAAGAAAGAGAGTAATGCATATATACATTAGATTTCCTTTGATCAGCATAGAAGTAATCTGTGTACATCTACCATAAAACCTTGAGGGTAAATGGACATTTCTGTGATAATGTGCATACAAAAATACACTCACCCGGGGTCTAGGTGTGATCGATACGAAGAATTGGAACAGCCACTTCGAACCCAAAAATTCATCCTGCTTTATTACTTCCAGTGCGCAATCTTCGGTTAGAAAAAGAACAGTTGATGTGGTTAGTAATCACCAAAGCAGCTATGAGTCTTCTCTACAGCAGTAACTGGGTCGGTTTGCAGTTTAATTGTATTATATGACCTTGCAGGCTACATTGTTTTACCTGTTCAAATGTTTGTAGTGAATATCATGATCATCAAGTTCAGTGTGTGAGTTAAACATTCAGTGGGTGCTGAACTTACATGCATAGCTGCAATGGTCGATAGGAGGTCTTTCGATTGATCCAGCAAAGCTTGTTCTTGTGCAGCCACTTTAGCAAGTTCCGACACCAAGGCGCTCGTCCCTTCTACCTGTATATTTAGATTACTTTAGATATGTATATTCTAAAGAACACCAATGCACTATTAAGGAAACTAACATATTAATTTATAGTAGCATATTGCCAAATTGAACTATTAAGTTCATTTAGCATGAAGTGTTCCAAGGTTTATGAAAGATGATGCACAAAGACATTGTTTTCCAGGTACTAACAACCACAAGCAAGACAAAAACATTCTCAACAAGTAACATGGAATAGCTgttattttaaaacttatttgtCAGTATTTACTATTACTGGGGCACCTAAATAGAGTGATAATCATACAGCAAAAGCTTATATTGGCATGGCTTACAAGTAGACATTATCATGTGACTCATCAGCCTATTCTTgaattcaagaacaaaaaaagtCTAGGTTAGACATCCAGCTGCTCATGAATAACATACATGCACAACAAAACTCCATAATTGTGTTCTAGAAGATTGTAAGATACTTCTGCTGGCGCTGGGGTTTTGCAATTGATGGTTCACAgctcaaaaatttatattttggatcatGAAATAGCACAAGGCATAAGAGGAGGAATGAAAGCAAGGAACTAAATTGTTACATAAGAGACTGAAATGCAAAGGCTCTGAAAGGAATGCAGGGTGATTTGGCAAATATTATCAAGCAAAGAAACATACAGTAAACTCCACGACCTAGTAGGTAAACCAAGAACCTAATTGTTTAGTGTTTGGACTTTGGAGCCTATCATGGTTATAGTTAAGCCATTTGAAAGAGTTATGCTATCTGTTTCGGGTTAATAATCTTTTTGTGCCTATAACTTCTGAGAGCTTTAATTCCTGTTAAGTTCAGTCAATCACCCGATCTCATTCCAACAGGACCAGCAACACAGCAAGTTTTAATCAGCCTTCTGGTTTGAGGCTTTGATGTTGCCTAGTTCTTTGCTAGTTTGCCCCAAAGAGTACATGAAAGCCAAGGTATTCAAGTCTGCAGGGACTTATTTCTGGAGTTCAGAGGTCTCCTATGTAAGCCAGGATCAGTACAGCTTGAGAGGGAAATTTGTATGCATATAGCAAGAGAGGCCTGCTTGACTTCACTTCAGCTTGGTTTATTGTGCACGTATGGATTCATTTTTTGCACCATAGCAGGCCATTCAGCTTGATTCTTCTCGGGAGATGTACTTTGGCAAATTCAAATTCCACAAATTCAAATTCATCTTATATGTGTGGTTACTGGTTAGGGCTCAGGAATTAGGAGATTTAAGTCGCTCGATTACACTCACTCTGAAATTTATGTCATGTTCAAACATCACAGAGCTTTCGACAAGTTGTATCTAATATAAACTATGATGGAAGAACTTATCTGTATAAAAACATTTTACTGAAAattcacaaaaagaaagaagaagaaaaaaaacccacaaATTGAATGAGCAAGCACATTAGTCAATAGTAAGCATctcaaatttatgaaaatacaACGACAAAATCAAAGGTACCAACCTTTGACAACAGAGAGCATATCGATGATCCCATTGATTGCATTATATCAACTGCAGAACCAACAGCATCTTTAACTTCTTGGATATCAGCCTGATTGAACAATAAAGTTTATAGTTTTAGCAAGGGTTACTATGTAATTGGATTTAGTTACTACTAGCATCTGAAACCTGACAAAACACACCCTTGCTCCACCAACAATTGGAAGGCGAAGAGTGCTAGCTTTTAATGCCTCAATAGCTCCTGACAAGGAACTAGAATGCTCTCTGTCCAATAATGACCAATCTTCAAGATAGGCCATCTGCAATTTTGAAATATGGCAATATTAAGAACCTGAAACTttacaaaattagaaaaatacacaaacaatatcatcaaaCAAGATGCAAAGAAAATCAATAGAGCTGTGAAAGATTTCAAAGCAGAGGtgcattttcattttgaattgtttttcATACTAGGTCGAGcatgtaatttatatatgaattgCCTTTAAGAATATTCTCAACACAGATCAATCACAAACTGCAGCATGAATATTGATTCATgtaaaacattatattatgacaACACCGCTAAAGATATATTTATCCTTGGTATCAGCAATGACTTACTTTTGACATaggtaaataataataataaataaatataaaaaaacagtaaaaaatccTTAAACCCCACCAAACACACAAACATGCATAACCTCCTCGAGCATTATACATAGAAAACAGAGTCCATTCATTATCatagataagtaaaaaaatgagCATACATGCAATACTAATATCCTGAAGGCAAAATGAGGGCATCAAATACTGAAACAATGTGCCAGACGTGGACAAAAATCAAACTAAAGAATATGCTATTCAAAAAAGAAAGTTTACTGATAAAGATGAGATAGGATGAAAGCAAAAGCTTTACCTGTCCCTTCAGAATCGaaattaattttacattttgtCTCAGCAGATGAAGCTTGATCCGTTTAAGGGTGAGAGAATCACGCAAACCAGAGATGGTTATCCACGCATTAAATACATTTTTCTGACACAGATCAAATAATCAGCAGACAGTTAGATTGCATACTGCCAAAATACACAATACACGAATTAATCCAGGGAAGAACTAACTAcaggttatctaaataatatattataaaaaaaaataataataagaatctTCATATTTGCATCTAGCAGAACTAATGCATACTGATATATTGATGCTACactattaattactttaatcaACCTGCCTTCAACAAAACCTAAGAGGTATTAAAAACATTCAAGATGAAATCATTTTCCCCTGATATGAaggaatatattttattaagggAATACAACTCAGAATCAATTCAGAGGAACAAGAAAATCAGAATGGTGTCTAGGAGGAAGGACTTTAGATAGAACATGTCAAAAAGTGGAGAACTGCAATAAAAAGTGTGTTTCCTTATGAGGAGAACAAcagaaaatacgaaaaatacaAGGTAAATCTCGTTCAGTTTGAGTATGAAGAACATGATTAAATGGAAACTTTGCCAAGAACCACCACAGCATGATATTGCTTCAAATTAAATGTCAAATCAATGATAGAAATCACCAACAATGGGTAGGTCTgggaatattttcttttaaagaacTGTTCTGATACAACTGTATGGAGGCGAAAATGAGTTTGTATTTTGGAGTTCAAAAATCAATATTACAAGGATATGCATTGATGCCTTGACACAAACTTAGAATAGTTTTTGAATTAGTATATAAAGCATCTTTAGCAAACAAATACAGAATACTACAAAATGCAAGTCGGAGACTAAGATACCAAAGGGATCAACAAGGGGAATATGCCTGCCAACTGGTTCAAACCTTGACTTATCAAAGCAACGTTGGACATAGAGAACATG
This is a stretch of genomic DNA from Dioscorea cayenensis subsp. rotundata cultivar TDr96_F1 unplaced genomic scaffold, TDr96_F1_v2_PseudoChromosome.rev07_lg8_w22 25.fasta BLBR01000075.1, whole genome shotgun sequence. It encodes these proteins:
- the LOC120253408 gene encoding LOB domain-containing protein 38-like; its protein translation is MSCNGCRVLRKGCSEECALRASIDWIYGAEEQGNATLFVAKFFGRTGLMTFITATDHSHRPDLFRSLLYEACGRTVNPVSGAVGLLLTGNWDLCEAAVETVLRGGAPKPISSDLDLSSLGGSLEKSGTMSSEIDGGGDRRIPPRLLNLFV